The Chaetodon trifascialis isolate fChaTrf1 chromosome 17, fChaTrf1.hap1, whole genome shotgun sequence genome has a segment encoding these proteins:
- the LOC139346378 gene encoding TGF-beta receptor type-2-like isoform X1 — translation MELLRFSAFWCGAILFGSILPEEAEATIMKVRRLCKFCDVRATTCTGKGSCKVECDITSICPDKQDVCVSIWRKTNDNITFDTVCHNPAQKLYGLVLEDYNNSKCEMKERKGMGSQFFICSCSEDECNEHIFFNSYMDSQVVAVILVSLVPLLVMAVVVITSFYCYRVYRQRQASSRRKRGPPLDFSDAHAIMIDDEGSDSSSTHANNINHNTELLPIELDVQVGKGRFAEVYKAKLKQGSSVSEEQGFETVAIKIFSYEEYASWKNEKEIFSDADLRHENVLHFLTAEERKVQRQYWLITAYQPRGNLQEYLIHHIINWHDLWMLGSSLACGVAHLHSDHTTCGRYKVPITHRDIKSSNILVKSDLTCCLCDFGLALRLDNTLSVDELANSGQVGTARYMAPEVLESRINLENIESFKQADVYSMALVLWEIISRCNAIGEVKEYEPPFGNLREHPCVESMKDSVLRDRGRPEIPNSWMNHTGIQMVCATIEECWDHDPEARLTAQCVAERFSDMEYLDKLSDCSDSEEKIPEEILVVDEK, via the exons ATGGAGCTACTTCGGTTTTCCGCTTTTTGGTGTGGAGCGATACTCTTTGGTAGTATTCTGCCGGAGGAGGCGG aaGCCACTATAATGAAGGTAAGAAGGCTGTGCAAGTTCTGTGACGTTCGCGCAACTACCTGCACAGGTAAAGGCAGCTGCAAGGTGGAGTGTGACATCACGTCTATCTGCCCCGATAAACaagatgtgtgtgtcagtatctG GAGGAAGACGAATGACAACATCACCTTTGATACAGTCTGTCACAACCCGGCTCAGAAGCTGTACGGCCTGGTCCTGGAGGATTACAACAACAGCAAGTGtgagatgaaagagagaaagggcaTGGGCTCACAGTTCTTTATCTGTTCCTGCTCAGAGGATGAGTGCAACGAGCACATCTTCTTTAACTCCT ACATGGATTCCCAGGTGGTGGCGGTCATCTTGGTGAGCCTGGTGCCTCTGCTGGTTATGGCTGTAGTTGTCATCACTTCCTTCTACTGTTATCGGGTCTACCGTCAGCGGCAAGCCAGCTCCAGACGCAAGAGGGGTCCCCCGCTGGACTTCAGTGACGCTCACGCCATCATGATAGACGACGAAggttcagacagcagctccacGCACGCCAACAACATCAACCacaacacagagctgctgcccaTTGAATTGGATGTTCAGGTTGGAAAAGGACGCTTTGCAGAAGTCTACAAAGCCAAACTCAAGCAGGGCTCCTCCGTCAGCGAGGAGCAGGGCTTCGAGACGGTGGCCATTAAGATTTTCTCATACGAGGAGTACGCCTCCTGGAAGAATGAGAAGGAAATTTTCTCAGACGCAGATTTGAGACATGAGAATGTGCTTCACTTCCTGAccgcagaggagaggaaggtgcAGAGACAGTACTGGCTGATCACAGCCTACCAGCCAAGAGGGAACCTCCAGGAGTACTTGATCCACCATATCATCAACTGGCATGACCTGTGGATGCTGGGGAGTTCGCTGGCGTGTGGAGTGGCGCACCTCCACAGTGACCACACCACCTGCGGTCGCTACAAGGTGCCCATCACGCACAGGGACATTAAGAGCTCCAACATACTCGTGAAAAGCGACCTGACCTGCTGCCTGTGTGACTTTGGCCTCGCCCTCCGCCTGGACAACACTCTGTCTGTGGATGAGCTGGCCAACAGTGGGCAG GTGGGCACAGCCAGGTACATGGCCCCAGAGGTCTTGGAGTCCAGAATCAACCTAGAAAACATCGAGTCCTTCAAACAGGCCGATGTTTATTCCATGGCTCTTGTGCTGTGGGAGATCATCTCCAGGTGTAACGCTATCGGAG aggtgaAGGAGTACGAGCCACCCTTCGGGAACCTGAGGGAACACCCGTGTGTCGAGAGTATGAAGGACAGCGTTCTGCGAGACCGGGGACGACCTGAGATCCCCAACAGCTGGATGAACCACACA GGCATCCAGATGGTGTGCGCCACCATAGAGGAGTGCTGGGACCACGACCCGGAGGCCCGTCTGACAGCCCAGTGTGTTGCTGAGCGCTTTTCCGACATGGAGTACCTGGACAAGCTGTCAGATTGCTCTGACTCAGAGGAGAAGATCCCTGAAGAAATCTTAGTGGTGGATGAGAAGTAG
- the LOC139346378 gene encoding TGF-beta receptor type-2-like isoform X2, producing MKVRRLCKFCDVRATTCTGKGSCKVECDITSICPDKQDVCVSIWRKTNDNITFDTVCHNPAQKLYGLVLEDYNNSKCEMKERKGMGSQFFICSCSEDECNEHIFFNSYMDSQVVAVILVSLVPLLVMAVVVITSFYCYRVYRQRQASSRRKRGPPLDFSDAHAIMIDDEGSDSSSTHANNINHNTELLPIELDVQVGKGRFAEVYKAKLKQGSSVSEEQGFETVAIKIFSYEEYASWKNEKEIFSDADLRHENVLHFLTAEERKVQRQYWLITAYQPRGNLQEYLIHHIINWHDLWMLGSSLACGVAHLHSDHTTCGRYKVPITHRDIKSSNILVKSDLTCCLCDFGLALRLDNTLSVDELANSGQVGTARYMAPEVLESRINLENIESFKQADVYSMALVLWEIISRCNAIGEVKEYEPPFGNLREHPCVESMKDSVLRDRGRPEIPNSWMNHTGIQMVCATIEECWDHDPEARLTAQCVAERFSDMEYLDKLSDCSDSEEKIPEEILVVDEK from the exons ATGAAGGTAAGAAGGCTGTGCAAGTTCTGTGACGTTCGCGCAACTACCTGCACAGGTAAAGGCAGCTGCAAGGTGGAGTGTGACATCACGTCTATCTGCCCCGATAAACaagatgtgtgtgtcagtatctG GAGGAAGACGAATGACAACATCACCTTTGATACAGTCTGTCACAACCCGGCTCAGAAGCTGTACGGCCTGGTCCTGGAGGATTACAACAACAGCAAGTGtgagatgaaagagagaaagggcaTGGGCTCACAGTTCTTTATCTGTTCCTGCTCAGAGGATGAGTGCAACGAGCACATCTTCTTTAACTCCT ACATGGATTCCCAGGTGGTGGCGGTCATCTTGGTGAGCCTGGTGCCTCTGCTGGTTATGGCTGTAGTTGTCATCACTTCCTTCTACTGTTATCGGGTCTACCGTCAGCGGCAAGCCAGCTCCAGACGCAAGAGGGGTCCCCCGCTGGACTTCAGTGACGCTCACGCCATCATGATAGACGACGAAggttcagacagcagctccacGCACGCCAACAACATCAACCacaacacagagctgctgcccaTTGAATTGGATGTTCAGGTTGGAAAAGGACGCTTTGCAGAAGTCTACAAAGCCAAACTCAAGCAGGGCTCCTCCGTCAGCGAGGAGCAGGGCTTCGAGACGGTGGCCATTAAGATTTTCTCATACGAGGAGTACGCCTCCTGGAAGAATGAGAAGGAAATTTTCTCAGACGCAGATTTGAGACATGAGAATGTGCTTCACTTCCTGAccgcagaggagaggaaggtgcAGAGACAGTACTGGCTGATCACAGCCTACCAGCCAAGAGGGAACCTCCAGGAGTACTTGATCCACCATATCATCAACTGGCATGACCTGTGGATGCTGGGGAGTTCGCTGGCGTGTGGAGTGGCGCACCTCCACAGTGACCACACCACCTGCGGTCGCTACAAGGTGCCCATCACGCACAGGGACATTAAGAGCTCCAACATACTCGTGAAAAGCGACCTGACCTGCTGCCTGTGTGACTTTGGCCTCGCCCTCCGCCTGGACAACACTCTGTCTGTGGATGAGCTGGCCAACAGTGGGCAG GTGGGCACAGCCAGGTACATGGCCCCAGAGGTCTTGGAGTCCAGAATCAACCTAGAAAACATCGAGTCCTTCAAACAGGCCGATGTTTATTCCATGGCTCTTGTGCTGTGGGAGATCATCTCCAGGTGTAACGCTATCGGAG aggtgaAGGAGTACGAGCCACCCTTCGGGAACCTGAGGGAACACCCGTGTGTCGAGAGTATGAAGGACAGCGTTCTGCGAGACCGGGGACGACCTGAGATCCCCAACAGCTGGATGAACCACACA GGCATCCAGATGGTGTGCGCCACCATAGAGGAGTGCTGGGACCACGACCCGGAGGCCCGTCTGACAGCCCAGTGTGTTGCTGAGCGCTTTTCCGACATGGAGTACCTGGACAAGCTGTCAGATTGCTCTGACTCAGAGGAGAAGATCCCTGAAGAAATCTTAGTGGTGGATGAGAAGTAG